One segment of Streptomyces bathyalis DNA contains the following:
- a CDS encoding carboxyl transferase domain-containing protein has translation MSSRSHEQRARGREVRHEQPQSAPGRAAVPQAGGIPPGQAGGPGPALVSSIDPASDACRTNEAAHRELASQLREKLAAARLGGGERARARHTERGKLLPRDRVDALLDPGSPFLEIAPLAAEGMYGGAAPAAGVIAGIGRVSGREVVVVANDATVKGGTYYPMTVKKHLRAQEIALENRLPCVYLVDSGGAFLPMQDDVFPDREHFGRIFYNQARMSGAGIPQIAAVLGSCTAGGAYVPAMSDEAVIVRGQGTIFLGGPPLVKAATGEVVTAEELGGGEVHSRVSGVTDHLAEDDAHALRIVRRIADTLPERGPLPWSVRASEPPSVDPSGLYSAVPVDSRTPYDVREVIARVVDGSRFQEFKAEFGTTLVTGFARIHGHPVGIVANNGILFSESAQKGAHFIELCDQRGIPLLFLQNISGFMVGRDYEAGGIAKHGAKMVTAVACTRVPKLTVVVGGSYGAGNYSMCGRAYSPRFLWMWPNAKISVMGGEQAAAVLATVKRDQMEARGEEWSTEEEAEFRAPVRAQYEEQGNAYYATARLWDDGVIDPLETRTVLGLALTACANAPLPAKDSGEPGFGVFRM, from the coding sequence ATGAGCAGCCGCAGTCATGAGCAGAGGGCGAGGGGGCGCGAGGTGAGGCACGAGCAGCCGCAGTCGGCACCGGGGCGGGCAGCTGTCCCGCAGGCCGGGGGGATTCCCCCGGGCCAGGCCGGAGGGCCGGGGCCGGCGCTGGTCAGCAGCATCGACCCGGCGTCCGACGCCTGTCGGACGAACGAGGCCGCGCACCGCGAGCTGGCCTCACAGCTGCGGGAGAAGCTGGCCGCCGCCAGGCTGGGCGGCGGGGAGCGCGCCCGCGCGCGTCACACGGAGCGGGGCAAGCTCCTCCCGCGCGACCGGGTGGACGCGCTGCTCGACCCGGGCTCCCCCTTCCTCGAGATCGCCCCCCTGGCGGCCGAGGGGATGTACGGCGGTGCGGCGCCGGCGGCGGGCGTGATCGCCGGCATCGGGAGGGTCTCGGGGCGCGAGGTGGTCGTCGTCGCCAACGACGCCACGGTCAAGGGCGGCACCTACTACCCGATGACGGTGAAGAAGCATCTGCGCGCCCAGGAGATCGCCCTGGAGAACAGGCTTCCGTGCGTCTATCTGGTCGACTCGGGCGGCGCGTTCCTCCCGATGCAGGACGACGTCTTCCCCGACCGCGAGCACTTCGGCCGGATCTTCTACAACCAGGCGCGCATGTCGGGTGCGGGCATCCCGCAGATCGCGGCGGTCCTCGGCTCGTGCACGGCGGGCGGCGCGTACGTACCGGCGATGAGCGACGAAGCGGTGATCGTGCGCGGTCAGGGCACGATCTTCCTCGGCGGCCCGCCGCTGGTGAAGGCGGCCACCGGTGAGGTCGTCACGGCCGAGGAGCTCGGCGGCGGCGAGGTCCACAGCCGGGTCTCCGGTGTCACGGACCATCTCGCCGAGGACGACGCACATGCGCTGCGCATCGTGCGGCGCATCGCGGACACCCTGCCCGAGCGAGGCCCGCTGCCCTGGTCCGTCCGTGCTTCGGAGCCGCCTTCCGTCGACCCTTCGGGGCTCTACAGCGCGGTGCCCGTCGACTCGCGCACGCCCTACGACGTGCGCGAGGTGATCGCGCGTGTGGTCGACGGCTCCCGGTTCCAGGAGTTCAAGGCCGAGTTCGGGACGACACTGGTCACCGGATTCGCCCGTATCCACGGCCATCCGGTCGGCATCGTCGCCAACAACGGCATCCTCTTCTCCGAATCGGCCCAGAAGGGCGCCCACTTCATCGAGCTGTGCGACCAGCGCGGCATTCCCCTCCTCTTCCTGCAGAACATCTCCGGCTTCATGGTCGGACGCGACTACGAGGCGGGCGGTATCGCCAAGCACGGCGCGAAGATGGTGACGGCCGTGGCGTGCACGAGGGTGCCGAAGCTGACGGTGGTCGTGGGCGGTTCGTACGGCGCGGGGAACTACTCGATGTGCGGCCGTGCCTACAGTCCCCGCTTCCTGTGGATGTGGCCGAACGCGAAGATCTCCGTGATGGGCGGCGAGCAGGCCGCGGCCGTCCTGGCGACCGTCAAGCGTGACCAGATGGAGGCGCGCGGCGAGGAGTGGAGCACCGAGGAGGAGGCGGAGTTCCGCGCCCCCGTGCGTGCCCAGTACGAGGAGCAGGGCAACGCCTACTACGCGACGGCCCGGCTCTGGGACGACGGCGTGATCGACCCGCTGGAGACACGGACCGTGCTGGGCCTCGCGCTCACCGCGTGCGCCAACGCACCGCTGCCGGCGAAGGATTCCGGGGAGCCGGGCTTCGGCGTCTTCCGTATGTGA
- a CDS encoding SACE_7040 family transcriptional regulator produces MSTQTGPTPTRREQILREAARLFAERGFHGVGVDEIGAAVGISGPGLYRHFAGKDAMLAELLVGISERLHEGGRMRVEESAAAGLTPEAALDALIAGHIDFALDDRSLITLHDRELDRLRESDRKQVRKLQRQYVELWVDAVRAIYPELTSLEARVAVHTVFGLLNSTPHLSGSSALPDRETTAALLHRLARGALAAAPAEAEPGRMRAGSAGTTAGTTSGQRT; encoded by the coding sequence ATGAGCACGCAGACGGGGCCCACCCCCACCCGCCGCGAGCAGATCCTGCGCGAGGCCGCCCGTCTCTTCGCCGAGCGCGGCTTCCACGGCGTCGGCGTCGACGAGATAGGAGCCGCCGTCGGGATCAGCGGCCCCGGTCTCTACCGCCACTTCGCGGGCAAGGACGCCATGCTCGCCGAACTCCTCGTCGGCATCAGCGAACGGCTGCACGAGGGCGGCCGCATGCGGGTGGAGGAGTCGGCGGCCGCGGGGCTCACCCCGGAGGCGGCCCTGGACGCGCTGATCGCCGGGCACATCGACTTCGCGCTCGACGACCGCTCGCTGATCACTCTCCACGACCGTGAGCTGGACAGGCTGCGCGAGAGCGACCGAAAGCAGGTGCGCAAGCTCCAACGGCAGTACGTCGAGCTGTGGGTCGACGCCGTGCGGGCCATCTATCCGGAGCTGACGTCGCTCGAGGCGCGGGTCGCGGTGCACACCGTCTTCGGTCTGCTCAACTCCACGCCCCACCTGAGCGGTTCGTCCGCGCTGCCCGACCGCGAGACCACGGCCGCCCTGCTGCACCGGCTCGCGCGGGGTGCCCTTGCCGCCGCTCCGGCCGAAGCGGAACCCGGGCGCATGCGCGCCGGATCCGCGGGCACCACCGCTGGTACCACCTCTGGACAGCGCACCTGA
- a CDS encoding acyl-CoA dehydrogenase family protein: MRRTVFGEDHEAFRQTIRDFIQAEVVPHYPEWAEQGYVPRSFYKKLGELGVFGIEVPEEYGGAGEKSFKFNAVLTEECARAGVSFGGSSVHTALCLPYILKYGSEEQKQRWLPSFVSGDMMTAIAMTEPGTGSDLAGMKTTARLSSDGKHYVLNGAKTFITGGVQADRVLVCCRTSPADPEDRRGGISILVVDAKSEGYAVGRKLDKLGLRASDTAELSFTDVKVPVEDMLGEPGKAFTYLTHNLPQERLGIAIGAYAMSAAAVRFAHEYVNERTVFGREVASFQNTKFVLADCKADVDAMQAVCDRALEALDADELTAADAASAKLFTTELAARVIDKCLQLHGGYGYMLEYPIANLYADTRVSRIYGGTSEVMRSIVAKSMGL, encoded by the coding sequence GTGCGACGCACGGTATTCGGCGAGGACCACGAGGCGTTCCGTCAGACCATCCGGGACTTCATCCAGGCCGAGGTCGTACCCCACTATCCGGAATGGGCCGAACAGGGCTACGTCCCGCGGAGCTTCTACAAGAAGCTCGGTGAGCTGGGCGTCTTCGGCATCGAGGTCCCCGAGGAGTACGGCGGCGCGGGCGAGAAGAGCTTCAAGTTCAACGCCGTGTTGACCGAGGAGTGCGCGCGGGCCGGCGTCAGCTTCGGCGGCTCCAGCGTCCACACCGCGCTGTGCCTGCCCTACATACTCAAGTACGGCTCCGAGGAGCAGAAGCAGCGCTGGCTGCCCTCCTTCGTCTCCGGCGACATGATGACCGCCATCGCCATGACGGAGCCCGGCACCGGCTCCGACCTCGCGGGCATGAAGACCACGGCCAGGCTCTCGTCGGACGGCAAGCACTATGTGCTCAACGGCGCCAAGACCTTCATCACCGGCGGGGTCCAGGCCGACCGCGTCCTGGTGTGCTGCCGTACCTCGCCTGCCGACCCCGAGGACCGGCGCGGCGGCATCTCCATCCTCGTCGTCGACGCCAAGAGCGAGGGCTACGCGGTCGGCAGGAAGCTCGACAAGCTCGGCCTGCGCGCGTCCGACACCGCCGAACTCTCCTTCACCGACGTCAAGGTGCCCGTCGAGGACATGCTCGGTGAGCCCGGCAAGGCGTTCACGTACCTCACGCACAACCTGCCGCAGGAGCGGCTGGGCATAGCCATCGGCGCGTACGCCATGTCGGCGGCCGCCGTGCGGTTCGCGCACGAGTACGTGAACGAGCGGACCGTCTTCGGGCGTGAGGTGGCCTCGTTCCAGAACACCAAGTTCGTGCTGGCCGACTGCAAGGCCGACGTCGACGCGATGCAGGCCGTGTGCGACCGCGCCCTGGAGGCGCTGGACGCGGACGAGCTGACGGCGGCGGACGCCGCCTCTGCGAAGCTGTTCACCACAGAGCTGGCTGCCCGCGTCATCGACAAGTGCCTGCAACTGCACGGCGGTTACGGCTACATGCTCGAGTACCCGATCGCCAACCTGTACGCCGACACCCGCGTCTCACGCATCTACGGCGGCACCAGCGAGGTCATGCGCTCGATCGTGGCCAAGTCGATGGGGCTGTGA
- the tesB gene encoding acyl-CoA thioesterase II encodes MSNELTSLVDLLDLERVEQDIYRGDSREAVVPRVFGGQVAAQALVAACRTVPEGRLPHSLHSYFLRPGDPGAPIVYTVDRIRDGRSFTTRRVVAVQHGQPIFHLSSSFQTYEEGLEHQEPMPEAPDPETLPTAADMLPRYAELFRGSDVPQRLMKARAAVDLRYVREPPFASAGEPREPRSQVWFRTNGKLDGALDDPTLHICLATYVSDMTLLDSVLLAHGRGGWAVGDVVGASLDHAMWFHRPFRADEWLLYDQVSPTSQGGRGLGSGRIYTRDGRLAVSVIQEGVVRVPRGQD; translated from the coding sequence ATGAGCAACGAACTGACGTCACTGGTCGACCTGCTCGATCTGGAGCGGGTCGAGCAGGACATCTACCGGGGCGACAGCCGGGAGGCCGTCGTCCCGCGGGTGTTCGGCGGGCAGGTCGCCGCGCAGGCACTCGTCGCCGCGTGCCGGACCGTGCCCGAAGGGCGTCTCCCGCACTCCCTGCACTCCTACTTCCTCCGCCCCGGCGATCCGGGCGCACCGATCGTCTACACCGTCGACCGCATCCGGGACGGACGCTCCTTCACCACCCGCCGGGTCGTGGCCGTCCAGCACGGGCAGCCGATCTTCCACCTCTCGAGTTCCTTCCAGACGTACGAGGAAGGGCTCGAGCACCAGGAGCCGATGCCGGAGGCGCCCGATCCCGAGACGCTGCCGACGGCCGCGGACATGCTGCCCCGGTACGCGGAGCTCTTCCGCGGCTCGGACGTGCCGCAGCGGCTGATGAAGGCGCGTGCCGCCGTCGATCTCCGGTACGTGCGCGAGCCTCCGTTCGCCAGTGCGGGGGAGCCGCGTGAACCGCGCTCGCAGGTCTGGTTCCGCACCAACGGGAAGCTGGACGGGGCGCTCGACGACCCGACGCTGCACATTTGCCTCGCCACGTACGTCTCCGACATGACGCTGCTGGACTCGGTGCTCCTGGCGCACGGCCGCGGAGGCTGGGCGGTCGGTGACGTCGTCGGGGCGAGCCTGGACCACGCGATGTGGTTCCACCGTCCCTTCCGTGCGGACGAGTGGCTGCTGTACGACCAGGTCAGCCCGACCTCCCAGGGCGGACGCGGCCTCGGCAGCGGGCGGATCTACACCCGCGACGGGCGGCTCGCGGTGTCGGTGATCCAGGAGGGTGTCGTGCGGGTGCCGCGCGGCCAGGACTGA
- the erm gene encoding ErmE/ErmH/ErmO/ErmR family 23S rRNA (adenine(2058)-N(6))-methyltransferase: MARRRKTLSQNFLHDTAAVRRIIRAGALPPDALVVEPGAGQGVLTRRLATGDRRVIAYEIDPRLAAQLSRSLGDRPGLRLVRGDFLRSRAPREPFAVVGNIPYSRTTDIVRWCLAAPHLTSATLLTQFEYAAKSSGGYGRWPLLTVSTWPQFGWRRLGRVGRESFTPVPRTDSAVLRIERRGAPLLPPRRMPAYREFVAHGFTGVGGSLAATLSRRHRTARVRAAFARADADTSTPVGLVTPQQWLTLFEELGDR, from the coding sequence GTGGCACGCCGCCGCAAGACGCTCTCCCAGAACTTCCTCCACGACACCGCCGCCGTACGGCGCATCATCCGCGCCGGCGCGCTGCCCCCGGACGCCCTCGTCGTCGAACCCGGCGCGGGGCAAGGGGTGCTGACGCGCCGACTCGCCACCGGTGACCGCCGCGTCATCGCCTACGAGATCGACCCGCGACTGGCCGCACAGCTCTCCCGGAGCCTCGGCGACCGGCCCGGACTGCGCCTGGTCCGGGGGGACTTCCTCCGCTCCCGGGCGCCACGCGAGCCGTTCGCCGTCGTGGGCAACATCCCCTACTCCCGCACGACCGACATCGTCCGCTGGTGCCTCGCCGCGCCACATCTGACCTCTGCGACGCTCCTCACGCAGTTCGAGTACGCCGCCAAGTCGAGCGGGGGCTACGGGCGCTGGCCACTGCTGACCGTGAGCACGTGGCCCCAGTTCGGGTGGCGCCGGCTGGGCCGGGTGGGCCGCGAGTCGTTCACGCCCGTGCCGCGCACGGACTCGGCGGTGCTGCGGATCGAACGGCGCGGCGCGCCGCTCCTGCCGCCCCGACGGATGCCCGCATACAGGGAGTTCGTCGCACACGGCTTCACCGGTGTCGGCGGCTCGCTCGCGGCGACGCTGTCGCGCCGGCACCGCACCGCCCGCGTCCGGGCGGCCTTCGCACGCGCGGATGCCGACACCTCCACCCCGGTCGGCCTGGTGACACCGCAGCAGTGGCTGACGCTCTTCGAGGAGCTGGGGGATCGCTGA